The nucleotide sequence AGAATTGCGGAATCACGCAGACAAGAACATTGTGATTATACTCGTCGGGAACAAGTCTGATCTTGAGGATCAACGTGCGATTTCTATGGAAGATGCTAAAGAGTTTGCTGAGAAAGAAGGTCTTTTCTTCTTGGAGACTTCGGCTCTAAACGCAGTCAACGTCGAGAGTGCTTTCTCCACTGTTTTGACTGAGATTTTCAATTTTGTCAACAAGAAAAGCCTTGTTGCTGGTGAAGGACAAGGTGATAATAATGGTGATCCTGCATCGCTTGCTGGTAAGAAGATTGATATTGTTCCAGGTCCTGGTCAGGTGATTCCAACTAAGAGTAGATTGTGTTGTAACACTTAGACCACCCTGTTCAACTTCTATAATTCACATTTCTCCCTGTTATAACCAAATTAAGGGCCATATTTTGTGTTGAGGTTACTAGAGAAGCTTTTTAATAGAGattgaatttggttttggttcaaaTCGTTTAGATTCTCGATTAAAGCCATGTCTGATCTATTTTGGTTTTCTGATGGGAGATCGGGTTATCAAAGATTGAAGAATCTAACGTAACCAATATACGTGATCATAAATTAGATCATAACTATAGCAAACACGTACTAAAAAATAGGTTCAAAACTTTGCTATAATAAAACAGGCTTAAAAAGTTaacacaaagaagaaaccaaaaatagcGTTCAAAATGGAGTTCTCATGTCTGTGGAGCAACTTAAGTACGACCAGAAACAAACTAGAGGGAAAATGAAAATCTCTTAATATTGGGGACTTTAAGCAGCAACGGGCTTAGCAGGAGCAGAAGAGAGTCTAGACCTCTTCTTAGCCAAACTTTCACTACGGCGATCACGCTGCTCCTTAAGTCTGGAGGCAAGAAGCTTCTGGTATTCAGCTGCATCAGAGTTAGCCT is from Camelina sativa cultivar DH55 chromosome 20, Cs, whole genome shotgun sequence and encodes:
- the LOC104769239 gene encoding ras-related protein RABA4a-like, which codes for MTSGGGYGDPSQKIDYVFKLVLIGDSGVGKSQILSRYARNEFSLDSKATIGVEFQTRTLVMDHKSVKAQIWDTAGQERYRAVTSAYYRGAVGAMLVYDVSRRQTFDHIPRWLEELRNHADKNIVIILVGNKSDLEDQRAISMEDAKEFAEKEGLFFLETSALNAVNVESAFSTVLTEIFNFVNKKSLVAGEGQGDNNGDPASLAGKKIDIVPGPGQVIPTKSRLCCNT